One window from the genome of Pelodictyon luteolum DSM 273 encodes:
- a CDS encoding acyloxyacyl hydrolase, which produces MQLNTNPCSRLLAIFLAVWLLLPVTGNAAESEQDENRDTAPGSYRTELAIGSGYMWGSLKETHDGLTAIPAFVRIGFNMNPLFGIKGNSSSLQFTLEPFVNTIMDPETGVETGCGLGLRYLHTLNRSIEIYTETGIAPMYLSIDTLEQGHSGFNFLTHAGAGLQYRVSPDMAIFTGYRFRHLSHGNIADRANAGIESSAIVAGVAWYY; this is translated from the coding sequence ATGCAGCTGAACACTAACCCCTGCAGCAGGCTTCTTGCCATCTTTCTGGCCGTATGGCTCTTGCTTCCCGTTACAGGCAATGCCGCAGAATCCGAACAAGACGAAAACAGGGACACAGCACCCGGAAGCTACCGCACCGAACTGGCCATCGGGAGCGGCTACATGTGGGGATCGCTGAAAGAAACACACGATGGCCTCACCGCTATCCCGGCTTTCGTCAGAATCGGGTTCAACATGAACCCGCTCTTCGGCATCAAGGGGAACAGCAGTTCGCTGCAGTTTACCCTAGAACCATTCGTCAACACCATCATGGACCCGGAAACCGGCGTCGAAACGGGTTGCGGACTCGGCCTGCGATACCTGCATACCCTGAACCGCTCCATAGAGATCTATACCGAAACAGGTATTGCGCCTATGTACCTCAGCATAGACACGCTGGAGCAGGGCCATTCGGGGTTCAACTTCCTCACGCATGCAGGCGCAGGGCTCCAGTACCGCGTATCACCTGATATGGCAATCTTTACCGGCTACCGGTTCAGACATCTCTCGCACGGCAATATCGCCGACCGGGCGAACGCCGGCATCGAATCCTCAGCCATCGTGGCCGGAGTGGCATGGTACTATTGA
- a CDS encoding phage integrase central domain-containing protein has translation MATDCSKGHARMIHSRMKRYILPLPGSRPIAEATAHDIIEALRQIEAKGHKETAHP, from the coding sequence ATCGCTACGGACTGCTCCAAAGGCCACGCCCGTATGATTCATTCCCGCATGAAGCGATATATCCTCCCGCTCCCCGGATCTCGCCCCATTGCAGAAGCAACTGCTCACGATATCATCGAAGCCCTTCGCCAGATTGAGGCTAAGGGACACAAAGAAACAGCACATCCTTGA